The sequence tggtgtaaagtgcatgaagaaactccatgcagatggacttttggaatcacttgattatgaatcatttgatacttacgaaccatgcctcataggcaagatgactaaaactccattctccagaacaagagctgatgacttattggatacaatacatatcgatgtatgcggtccgatgagtattgaggcacgcggcgggtatcgtcattttctgaccttcacaaatgatttgagtagatatgggtatatctacttaatgaaacacaagtatgaaacatttgaaaagttcaaagaatttcagagacaagtggagaatcatcatagcaagaaaataaagtttctacgatctgatcgtggaggcgaatatttgaattacgagtttggccttcattttaaacaatgtggaatagtttcacaactcacgccacctggaacaccacagtgtaatggtgtgtccgaatgtcgtaaccgtactttattagatttggtgcgttctatgatgtcacttaccgatttaccactatcgttttggggttatgcattagagacaactgcattcacgttaaatagggcatcatctaaatccattgagacgacaccgtatgaactctggtttggcaagaaacctaagccgtcgtttcttaaagttttcgGATGCGACGCCTATGTCAAAAggttcagcctgataagctcgaacctaaatcggagaagtgcgtcttcataggataccctaaggaaacaattggataCACCTTCAACCACTGATCcgacagcaagatctttgttgctaagaatgggtcctttctagagaagtagtttctctcgaaagaagtgagtaggaggaagtagaacttgatgaggtagttgtaccttctctcaatttggaaagtaacACATCAAAGAAATCCGTTCCCgtaatgcctacaccaactagagaggaagctaatgatgatgatcatgaaacttcatatcaagttactactgaacctcgtaggtcaactagagcacgatccgcaccagggcggtacggtaatcctgttctggaagtcatgtaattagaccaaggtgaacctacaaactatgaagaagctatgatgagcccaaattccgacaaacggcttgatgccatgaaatctgagataggatccatgtacgagaacaaagtgtggactttggtggacttgcccgatgatcggcaagccataaagaataaatgaatattcaagaagaagattgacgctgatggtaatgttactatctacaaagctcgacttgtcacaaaagtgttttcgacaagttcaaggggttgactacaatgagactttctcacccgtagcgatgcttaagtccgtccaaatcatgttagcaattgccgccttttataattatgaaatctggcaaatggatgtcaaaaactagattccttaatggatattaaagaagagttgtatatgatgcaaccaaaagtttttgtcgatcctaaaggtgctaacaaagtgtgcaagctctagcgatccatctatggactggtgcaagcatctcagagttggaatatacgctttgataaggtgatcaaagcatacggttttatacagCCTATGGTGAaggttgtatttacaagaaagtgagtgggagctctgtagcattgctgatattatatgtgaatggcatattattgattggaaatgatatagaatttctgaatagcataaaaaggatacttgaataagaatttttcaatgaaagacctcggtgaagctacttatatattgagcatcaagatctatagggatagatcgagacgcttaattggactttcataaagcacataccttgacaagattttgaagaagttcaaaatgaatcagtcaaagaaagggttgttgcctgtgttgcaaggtgtgaagttgagtaagactcaaaacccgaccatggcagaagatagagagagaatgaaagtcattccctatgcctcggccataggttttataaagtatgccaaGCCGTGTACCAAacttgttgtgtaccttgccatgagtttggcaagggggtacaatagtgatctaggagtagatcactggacaacggtcaaaattatccttggtggactaaggaaatgtttctcggttatggaggtaataaagggttcgtcgtaaagggttacgtcgatgcaagatttaacactaatctagatgactccgagtctcaatctagatacatattgaaagtgggagcaattagctagagtagcttcatgcagagcattgtagacatagaaaaatgcaaaatacatacggatatgaatgtggcagacccgttgactaaacctctctcacaaacaaaacatgatcacaccttagtactctttgggtgttaatcacatggcgatgtgaactagattattgaatctagtaaactctttgggtgttagtcacatggcgatgtgaactatgggtgttaatcacatgacaatgtgaactattggtgttaatcacatggcgatgtggactagattattaactctagtgcaagtgggagactgaaggaaatatgccctagaggcaacaataaagttgttattttatatttccttattcatgataaaggtttattattcatgttagaattgtattgatcggaaacctaaatacatgtgtgaatacataaacaaataccgtgtccctagtaagcctctactagactagctcgtcgatcaaagatggttaaggtttcctaaccatggacgtgtgttgtaatttgataacaggatcacatcattaagagaatgatgtgatggacaagacccacctgttagcttagcataatgatcatttagttttactgctattgctttcttcatgtcaaatacatattctttagactatgagattatgcaattctcGGATAccaaaggaatgccttgtgtgctatcaaacatcacaacgtaattgggtgatcataaagatgctctacatgtatctccaaaggtgtttgttgagttggcatagatcgagattaggctttgtcactccgagtatcggagaggtatctttgggccctctcggtaatacacatcgtaAACTTGCAAgtaaatgactaaggagttagtcacgaggtgatgtattatggaacgagtaaagagacttgccggtaacgagattgaactaggtatgaagataccgacaatcgaatctcgggcaagtaatataccgatagacaaagggaataacgtatgttgtcataacggttcgaccgataaaaatcttcgtaaaatatgtaggagccaatatgagcatccaggttccgctattggttattgaccggagaggtgtctcggtcgtgtctatatagttctcgaacccgcagggtccgcacgcttaacgtccgatgacgatatagtattatacgagttatgtgattttggtgaccgaatgttgttcggagtcccggatgagatcacaaacatgacgaggagtctcgaaatggtcgagaggtaaatactgatatatatgacgatagtattcggacaccaaaagtgttccgaAGGATACCAGGTAcatattgggtcaccggaaggggttccaggcacccctGCAAAAGAtacgggccttatgggccaagaggggaaacgcaccaaccaccaagggctggtgcgccccccacatgggacgaaccagaggagaaggaaagaggggaaggaagaaggaaaggggggattcagcctcccccttccttccctcctccctcctccggcaAATAAGGCAGGGGGCGGCCATTAGGAGACCCCAAgtggattcggcctacttgggcggCTCCTGGCTGCGTccctcctccctcccacctatatatatgtgggaggggcgcccctagcacacaccagataatagttttagccgtgtgcggcgcctctctCCATAATTTACACCTTcggtcatatctttgtagtgcttaggcgaaaccctgcgagtatcacttcaccatcaccttcaccacgctgtcgtgctgacagaacttatctactacctcgatgtcttgctggatcaagaaggcgggggacgtcaccgagctgaacgtgtgcagaactcggaggtgtcgtacgttcggtacttgatcggtcggagctagaagaagttcgactacattaaccgtgttgtcaaacgcatTTCGCTTACGGTCTAGAGGTACACACTCTTTCCctcgttgctacgcatctccatagatagatctacgtgtgcgtagaattttttttattttccatacAACGTTTCTCGACACCGTCGTCTCGTGCGATTCCCACGCATGGATTGAGCGAGactaagagcattactagtagaaccctcaaaccctcaaatcctcaaagcacttttaagggttgagaagtgccactttttgacacttttaagggttgaaaaacaggggcaaatactagaaccctcaaacccaacccgtaaactgctttaagggttggatttgagggttctagtctttgcctcaaccCCAACCTTTAAATCTATCATTTGGCATCTCACAATTTATgacaacaagaacacaatcaacttccaaacaaactaccaaatgacaatcattgatgcatggtttaatagtttacatcacaaaatcatcatcttcctcctctcatcgGCACCATCACCAAAAGTTGCACCTCGGCGCCATCTCCTAGACCACAAGCGGGCTCCATCAAGCATGTCCATCACCACCAATGGAGTCGTACACACCGCCATCACCACAACTACTCATCGGAGTGTCACCTCGAAAAGTAGAGGACGCAACATgaaacatcctcttcctctccgcgatgtcctccttgtagtccttccaccattgcaattggtcttgatccatgtccttcttggacatcatcatgtgctctttctcttccaccatgagttccttccatacctttgcctctttgagcttgatcatcctctcctccaactcggccttgcgctttgcttcttcatgttttgcttcaacttgtgcaagcttgacctctttcttcttctcggtgataagaagcttcatctccaatgtcttcgttgtcaattcctctcttgcctttatcatgtggtccatcttctcccttaggcttgacgcctcttcttccatcttcacccttagcttgcccttcttgtttccctcgggcttgcccacgttcctctcctcctcatcttcactatcGTCCATCCTTAGCATTGCCGACTTCTTGGGTGCGGTCTCTTGATCCCTCAACTTCCACTTGTCAAAGGTTTGAAGAATTGACCAAACATGCTTAAATGGGAATGGCTTGCCCTTGGAAGCGGCCATCTCCTTGTACCTCAAGCCGGCAATTGTCTCCTATCAACCACACATAAATCACATAAGAACCCACCAATAGCATAGTGCACACACATAATCAAAAAAGTGAAGAAATATGTACTTACATAGTCACTCTCCACGGTTCCACTAGGTGGTGCATCCCTcacttggtccatggccgcactccAACGAGAACAAGCGGGCTTGATCAACTCCCAACGGCCTTGAAGCGACCGGAATGTGCGATGGATGAACCCACTATTCTTCGGCTTGATCCTGCAATAGACGtcctcgatcctttgccaatagAGTTTACCGGTTTGATCGGTGCCGGTGGTAGCATCCATTCCCACAGCTGCCCAAGCACGAACCAAGAGGACATCTTCCGCCTCAGTGTAGTTTGTCGACCGAGCGTGTGGGCGGGAAGCGGCGGTGAATGCCTCCACCCCtatctcggccacctcctccttgtcatccccttcatcctcctcatcttcctccttttcctccaaGTCGTCTCCAACCCTAAAGGGGTCTAGAGGCGGAGCTCCGAGGTCCACCTCCGCGTTTTGGAGGAGGTCCATGAATGAGGATGGGGTTGCCATTTCCTCGAGCACCTCGTGCGCGGCGGGAGAAGGTTCGGCGACGGTGGCGGGCGGGGGCGCGGCCGCGGCAGGGGGCTTCTTCCGCGGCTTCTTCACGGCCGGGGACGAGCCGACGACCTTGGCGGCCCCTCGAGGCCCACGGCCGGCCGCCTTCGGGCGGCTCTTCTTGGGGGCGGGCGCCGGGGCCGTGGCGTGGGCAGGCGCCGGGGCGGGGACGGGGGCCGGGGCGGGAGGCTGGGAGGCGGGAGGAGGCGCGGCgaggcccgcccgccgccgcttcGCCCCGACGTGGGTCGCCGCCACCACGTCGGCGACGGCCGggcgggcgggggcgggggcgggggcggggacaGGCGCCGGGGCGGGCGTGGCGGGAGCGGCAGGCGCGGCGGGCGGGGGCGCGGCCGCGGCGGGGCCTTCCATGGCCGGCGGGGCGGGAGGCAGCGGGAGGCGGCGGGAGCGGACGAGCGGTTGGCTCCCGCGCGAGCGAGGAGGACTGCGACGAGGAGGAGTGCGGGTTGGGGGGAGATTTTCCCCTCAACCCCTACTTCTACAGATTGCAAAGTCGTTTAAGGGTTGGACCTTTAAATTTTTTTACGGGTTTGAGGGTTTAGAGGTTCTAGTCTACGGCGTTTTTTCGGCGAAAACTGTAAAAAAGCggttatttttaggggtttgagggtttgagggctctAATAGTAATGCTCTAACTTGCAGAAGACGGACGATTCGGCAATTCCCGTATGGGACAGAGCTGCTTTAAGCTTCGTATATATGGGCTGGAAAACAGATACAGCCCAGACAACCAAATAACTCGATTTCATTCAAGACGAACCTGATTGAGAATAATGCAGCCTACCAAAGTCAGGGCCAAGAAAGTTTCCTCTCTAGACTCAGAAAAAAAGTTTCCTCTCGCGTGTAAGGGCTCTGTCAGATAGAGTCCGGACGGCCCGACCCTACCCTGCCGTCGGCGAGGAGCAAGGATGACGGCGCCGAGGAGGTGGAGGTTCGCGATGGTCTGCTCGTCGAACATGAACCGGAGCATGGAGGCGCACGCGGTGCTGGGCCGCGCGGCGCTCGACGTCGAGTCCTACGGCACCGGCTCCCAGGTGAAGCTCCCAGGCCCGTCGATGCACGAGCCCAACGTCTACGACTTCGGCACCCCTTACGGCGGCATCTACGACGACCTCCGCCGCAAGGATCCCGACCTGTCCGtactattctaatctcttccctttccttctttcGGTGATCTGGTGCTCGGGGAGGCTGTTCTTGGGTTTATTTGAAACAAACGGGAGGCTGTTACGGCCTGGCCGTTTGAGGATTTTGGATATGGTTTATAAAAAAAATTATGGTGGTTTGGAGGAAACGTAGATAAATCGTGCAAATGTTTTGCGATATCTGGGGTTCCTTCGTACCCATTGTATCCCCTTTTCTCACTATTAGATTCAGCTCCCCCGATTTTGTTTGAAGCGCCTGTCGATTAGTTCTGATTCAGAGACATGTAATCGTTAATGATTCGAGGGGGCAAATGCGGCAAATCgacttgagccttcgttctaagaAAAAACACTGAGATAACTTAACTCCGGATATTTTTGTCTGTGGATTCCCCTAGCACTTTGTCAATGCATTCTTGTGCTGAGTATGGATTTTTTGTGACCCATACAGGTACAAGAGGAACGGCCTACTGCCAATGCTGAAGAGGAACATCTCGGTGAAGCTGGCGCCGCAGAGGTGGCAGGATAACGCCGGCGATGGGGTGTTTGATATGATACTCACCTTTGAGGAGAGGGTCTTCGACTTAGTCGTTGAAGGTAATCAACTGACAGGGGGGGTGGCAATTTTGGTCTACAAAGCACTTCGGGGACTAATCGCTAGAAACCTTTAGGATTGCATGGTTTTGTTGGCATTCACCAAGGTTGGGATTTGGTCGTGTGCAGATATGAATAACCGTGAGCAGAGGTTATTGAAGAGCGTGCTGATAATCAATATGGACGTGAAAGATAACCATGAAGAAGCTGCTATTGGGGCAAAGCTTGCTTTGGATTTATGCCACAAGGTATCCAAACAGCATAACATATACAGTGTGCAAAGTTATTCCTTCCAATGATTTTCTAATCACCAAGAAAAATATATCTTTGTGTTTATTTTCGATATGtattttgtacaaattgtgtgaaTGCTAATGATAGTGACGAACTAACTGTGCTCCCGCACACTAGGGACAATACATGCTAAATTGGATTGGGCCCATGTACTACTTTAAATCTTAAATTATAGAAAAGGAGTGTTACTTAAAGTAAATAAATAGCTAAATGATGATGGAAGCTCTAGAACAGCTAAATCTTAGTGCAAGTTTACTAGTTCAACAAGCTAGTGCAGTgaataaaaaaaaacagaaacgaaTCATCCATCGCAATTGGCATATTATTGCCGACATCATCCTCTTAGGTCTCCACTTCATAGCTCCATCCTCAATCCTCTTCTGTCCTCATGAACAAGTACTTAATAAGTGCACCACTTAAATTATCCTTTGAGATCCTAGTTGTATAGCCAATCCACAGGTAGCAACGAATAGAAAGGTTTTGGTAATTTACCACTTGGACAGCAGGCTACGTGCATTTTTGATGAAACAGAAAAATGACCATCAGTAAATAAATACTAGTGATCAAGTCTAGCGTCTCAATCACCATGCAAGTGAATGTACTTGATACGTAGAAATCTTCAGGAAATGCCAATCCAAAGATTCGTGTTTCAGGATACACCACTCCTTTTCTCATGTCAGTGGGAAGCCTACCTTGAAACGTGACATGATTGTAGTTCCATACCCTAAAAAGATTATGTTATGGTATAGCATGGATTCATTATTGCAAACCTGATAATACACCCAatcggccaacctaagtgttctggTGACTTTCGCTGACAATTTTATTGATACTGTATGGGAATAGTATCTCCTGTGCCTGCCAAATTGCCACATCAAATCACACCAATGAGGTTGCGTTGCTGCGTTGGTCAATTATACCTGCAGGGATCCCTCTGTATACACAACCATTCGTTTCATGTAAATTCACCTAGTATGATTCTGTGCCTGTGACTCCTAAGCATTGTCTTTAACGTTGCCCTTCTTTTCCCCCAAACATGCCTCTTCAGGGTACCCTGTCCTTGAAGGATTCACGAATTGCAACTCCCTCCACTATGTAATGCACACGGTTTTTCATGTTATCACTTGCATATTTCACAATATGATACTTTATACAAAATTAATAAGACACTCAAGTAGGACGAATATGCCTCAACCCATTATTTAAGAGTGGGTGTACAACTTGCCTCAAGAGAGCTGGTGATGGCACTTCTAATGTTATTCACGTATTCCTGTCTCATTTTAAAATTAGTCACTTAGTCCTATCTCATCAGCAAGCTCGGCATCCTATTGTGAGCATATATATATTTTTCACTTAAGGAAAAAATCCATGCAGCAATGAAGGTCGACACTGTTGATGAAAATCCATGCAGCAATGAAGGTTGAAACTGTTAATAAAAAGTCATGCAGCAATGAAGGTAGGGTTTAGGGTGAGGGCTTTGAAGCTGAAGTTCTGGGGCTTAATTTTCTTTGATCTGAAATCAGCTGCCAACCTTGGCATGCAGACACCATCTAGTGCCGTGAATTCCTACTGGGCCAGCATCAGCATATTAACAACCTCCACGTATACCTAGGTTTGAACTTTGAAGGTGATCAATGCACTTGAGGTTCTTGACAGTGAGCGGGAGGCTGAGATATGTGATAGGGTATGAGGAGAGCCTCGCCGGGATCCTTTCTAGGATGTCGTCATCCAACATGATACCATTGCATCTAATTGGTGCAACAAGGCTTTTTGTAAATTAGTCACTAGGCCAGTGATGTGGCCAAACTTGATAAGAATCCGAGAGAGGGCTGTCACGTCCTCAGTAGGAGCAACAAAAATGGCCTCATCATCGGCATACATGGAGGTTCTGAATCTCGGTCCTTGCCCAGCCAGACGTTGGTCACGTTGCAACCAGCCCTGAATAGTGGCCTTCTCAAGAATGCTTTGAAGAGGGTCAATGGCAATCACGAATAAGAGAGGTGATAGAGGGTCGCCCTGTCTGAGCCCACAACCATGCCCTATAGGGTTTCCATGCACACCATGAAGCAGGATGGGCGAGGAGGAGGAAGCGAACAAGGCGGCCACCCAATCCCGGAACCTAGGAGGAAAACCCCGGCGCGCGACTGCGCGAGCACATCGAAGATATAGTCCCAAGGGACGGAGTCAAAGGCCTTTTTAGTGTCAAGCTTGAGCAGCAACATCGATCTCTTGTTGCGGTGGAGTCTTCTAGCATAATTGTGGACAAAAAGaaagttgtcatggatgcttcgTCCCTTGATGAACACACTTTGGGCGTTGAAGACCAAGGTGCTCATGTGCAGAGACAATCTGTTTGCCGAAATTTTCACCATGATCTTAGCAATGGCATGGATCAGACTGATCGGGCGGAAGTCACTAATCTCCTTGGTGTCGTCCTTGGGAAGAAGAGCAATATTCACGTAGTTGAGCTGATAAAAAATGGTCGTGTGGAGATTGGAGAAAAGGTTGACGACCGCCATGATGTCGAGCGCAATCACTTCCCAACAGGATGTGAAGAACGTGCCAGTAAACCCATCCGGACCGGGGGCCTTGTCACCAGACATTCCCATGATGGCCACCTTGACCTCTTCCTCCGAATAAGGTGCGTCGATACCCTCAAGATTGGAGGCAGTGATACGCAAGTCCGGCCAGTTGAAGTCATAAGGGCGCTGAATAGGATGGCCCAGAGTGTTGGAGAAATGCGAGTGAACGATGGCCTCCTTCTCGTCATGGCTCGTGACCCATCCGTGGTTGTGCCTTACCTGATGAATAAAGTTTACGCGTCTACGCCATTAACAGGCAGGTGGAAGAATCAGGTGTTTGCATCCCCCCCACCCAGATGAGAGATGCGGGCACATAGCTTTTTCCTTGTATATTCAAGAACCACCGAGGCAACAACTCTTTTCTGTAGCTGTTGTCTAATGTCGGCCTCCTCTGCGGATAAAGAATGGTGCTCCATGGCGACACCAAAATGGAGGATCACCTCCAAGGCCATGTGCAACTGGAGTTTAGCGTTGGAGAAGAGGGGCTTGCTCCACGACCGAGACAGGAGGCCACCAGCTGGAGCTTGTGATAGAGGATTTGACACGGCTCTACATGCCCATGCGGCTTCGCCCAAGACTTTTTCAACCACCTCCTTAAACCCCGGAATCTTGACAAGTTCTTGAATTTGAAGGATCTTGGCCGCTTCGGACCCTGGTCATGAGCCAAAACGAGTGGGCAATGGTTGGATAGGAACGATGACGAAGCATGCAGAATGTGGTTTCTGAACATGATGTCAGCTTGCATAATGTGGGATTGAGCCTCTCATTGGACCAAGTGAACTTGCGGTTCAATCCCCACACATTCTAACTTGGTATGTTTATTATGTTTGGGCTACGCATGTTGGAACTTAAGCCTACTCATCAACCAGCCCCATGAAGGCAATTCGGCAGCAGCCATCAGCATGCGGGACAAAGGAGGCAGACGGTAGTGAACCAAATTTTTGGGATCGAACAGATTGCATAAGAGAGCAGCACACAACTTTCATGAAGCAGTCTTCCCCAGTACAGCAGGAACAAAATGACACTCTAATACAACTAGGCCATTAGCAAACAGCAGCATCAAGCCCAGCTGCGAACTAAAACCGgggcacaacacacatgtcttggTAGGATCTTCTAACATGCGGACTAGGCGAACTCAGCAAAGCAGCCGCAAGCAGACTAGGCCACAGTA comes from Triticum aestivum cultivar Chinese Spring chromosome 5B, IWGSC CS RefSeq v2.1, whole genome shotgun sequence and encodes:
- the LOC123111043 gene encoding RNA polymerase II subunit A C-terminal domain phosphatase SSU72; this translates as MTAPRRWRFAMVCSSNMNRSMEAHAVLGRAALDVESYGTGSQVKLPGPSMHEPNVYDFGTPYGGIYDDLRRKDPDLYKRNGLLPMLKRNISVKLAPQRWQDNAGDGVFDMILTFEERVFDLVVEDMNNREQRLLKSVLIINMDVKDNHEEAAIGAKLALDLCHKLEAVAGDWEEIIDDLIAAFEKQHKRKLTYYISFY